The proteins below are encoded in one region of Paramisgurnus dabryanus chromosome 2, PD_genome_1.1, whole genome shotgun sequence:
- the LOC141280617 gene encoding uncharacterized protein produces MLKNRAPDNQLTSPSQVTASLKGQYKRIAERVRDNPILGGLATPLPNLNAKSFLTFTPTEEKNANYGVMVLSKVMPHLKVLSDAPFPEAPVLPTSLTTPDRPQVQYQHVHHEAGKRRGEKRRLFVEEPKPVSSVNQPVQPMASSSSTRPKPAAPTTILPRPAASTHLRPKPAVPTYGSPRIDSTHTAGFPRTAAGSPVLVRGPSCSQELCTSSTNSQGIHAKQVLAAMWGLPHG; encoded by the exons ATGCTGAAGAACCGAGCACCGGACAATCAGCTAACCTCCCCCAGCCAGGTCACGGCTTCTTTGAAGGGACAGTATAAGAGGATTGCAGAGCGAGTCCGAGACAACCCCATCCTCGGCGGTCTCGCCACTCCACTGCCCAACTTGAACGCCAAGTCCTTTTTGACCTTCACCCCCACGGAGGAGAAAAATGCCAACTACGGGGTGATGGTACTGTCGAAGGTGATGCCTCACCTGAAAGTGCTGTCTGATGCACCGTTCCCGGAAGCTCCTGTGCTGCCAACATCCCTCACAACGCCAGATCGGCCTCAGGTCCAATACCAGCACGTTCATCACGAGGCTGGAAAAAGGCGTGGTGAGAAGCGGAG ATTATTTGTTGAAGAGCCAAAGCCTGTGTCTTCTGTGAACCAGCCCGTTCAGCCCATGGCGTCGTCCTCCTCCACTCGGCCAAAGCCTGCTGCGCCCACCACCATTCTGCCAAGGCCTGCTGCGTCCACCCACCTCCGGCCAAAGCCTGCTGTGCCCACCTATGGATCCCCCCGTATCGACAGCACCCATACTGCTGGTTTTCCCCGCACAGCCGCAGGTTCCCCCGTCTTGGTTCGTGGGCCATCGTGCAGCCAGGAGCTTTGTACCTCCAGCACCAACAGTCAAGGCATTCATGCCAAACAAGTCCTTGCGGCCATGTGGGGCTTGCCACATGGCTAA